The Arachis duranensis cultivar V14167 chromosome 2, aradu.V14167.gnm2.J7QH, whole genome shotgun sequence genome has a window encoding:
- the LOC107474537 gene encoding uncharacterized protein LOC107474537 — MADGWIDQRQRTLINFLIYCPAGMSFVKSVDTSDVIKIADTLFNFFVGVIEWVGSGNIVHVVTDNATNYVSAAKFIHKKYPNIFWSPYAAHCINLILKDITSIPHISDLASCASKVNVFVYNHMIFLSWLRKRKSWKEIVRPGVTRFTTIFITLKSIYDHKEDLQALMVDKYFTSHKLAKSANGKIVSSIVLDSKFCQDCVTIVKIVDPLINLLRIIDADEKPSLRYVYEGMQIVKNDNKTMFRNRKVTYMPYTKENDPEFNNGDVEGIESLIYTDNTMPSYPNDGGDMEVEVNMPDVVIESLNTSFGGTFEDGSFGLPVYDGDIGTLNDDYDF, encoded by the exons ATGGCAGATGGGTGGATTGATCAAAGGCAACGAACTTTAATTAACTTTCTAATTTATTGTCCTGCTGGTATGTCATTTGTTAAGTCTGTTGATACTTCTGATGTTATAAAAATTGCCGATaccttgtttaatttttttgttggtgTTATTGAGTGGGTTGGGTCTGGTAACATTGTGCATGTGGTCACTGATAATGCTACTAATTATGTATCTGCTGCAAAAttcattcataaaaaatatccaaacatTTTTTGGTCTCCTTATGCTGCCCATTGTATCAATCTTATTTTGAAAGATATTACAAGTATTCCTCATATATCTGACCTTGCTTCCTGTGCTTCAAAAGTGAATGTGTTTGTTTACAATCATATGATCTTCTTGTCTTggcttagaaaaagaaaaagttggaAAGAAATTGTTCGACCAGGAGTCACACGTTTTACCACTATTTTCATTACTTTGAAAAGTATATATGATCACAAAGAAGATTTGCAAGCATTGATGGTGGATAAATATTTCACTTCTCATAAATTAGCCAAAAGTGCTAATGGAAAGATTGTTAGTTCAATTGTCTTGGATAGTAAGTTTTGCCAAGATTGTGTTACCATTGTGAAAATTGTTGATCCTCTTATTAACTTGTTGAGGATTATTGATGCTGATGAGAAACCCTCTTTGAGATATGTGTATGAAGGCATGCAAATAGTCAAAAATGATAACAAGACAATGTTTAGAAATCGAAAAGTTACTTATATGCCATACACAA AAGAGAACGATCCTGAATTTAATAATGGAGATGTTGAAGGCATTGAAAGTTTAATATACACTGATAATACTATGCCTTCGTATCCTAATG ATGGAGGAGACATGGAAGTTGAAGTGAATATGCCTGATGTTGTGATTGAATCCTTAAATACTTCTTTTGGTGGTACTTTTGAAGATGGTAGCTTTGGATTACCTGTTTATGATGGAGACATCGGAACACTTAATGATGATTATGACTTTTAA